The Nitrospirota bacterium nucleotide sequence GCTCGTTGAAACCGGAACATCAACGTCTCGCACATGACTTGGGCGCCGTCTGGGTGGGCGGGGCGATCGACCGGCCGCCGGATAAACTCCACGGCTCGATTATCTTTGCGCCGGCCGGTGAATTAGTCCCGCCGGCTCTGCGTGCATTGGAACGCGGCGGCACGCTTACTCTCGCCGGTATTCACATGACGACGATTCCCTCGCTCGACTACGATCGCGAGGTCTTTGGAGAGAGGGTCATTCGAAGTGTGACGGCTAATACGAGGCAGGACGGGCTCGATCTCCTGCGCGAAGCGGCTGCGATTCCGATTAAACCCAAAACCCTATCATTCCCTCTCGCTGACGCCAATCGTGCGCTGCAAGAGTTGAAAGCCGGACGGTATTCAGGAGCCGGTGTACTCGTCCTCGCGTAACCACCAGAAGAAAGTGAGCATGGGCTTATGGTAGAGTTTTCCGCTATGCGTCAGATCGGTCTCGCCATGTGTATTGCTTGCAGCCTGCTGCTCGTCGGCCTACCGGCCTGGGCGCTGGAGTTTACGGCCGATCAAGTCACGAAGATCGACGGTAAGTCGCACAAAGCGGTCATCTATTACCGCGACCAGATGTGGCGGATCGAGCACCATTCGATGGGACCGGTCAACGTGAGTATCGTGCGCAAGGATAAGCAGGTCGTGTGGTTGCTGCTTTCGAGGATGAAGCATTTCAAAACGATGCCCTATAGTCATGAGCAGGATCTCAGGGTGAGCGAACGGCTGGAGGGGGAAGTGTCGCGGCAGGAGATCGGGACGGAAGTGCGCGAAGGCCACCCGACCGTTCTGTATGAAGTGACGACGAAGCAGGGGGAGCTGGTCGAGGTCTATTATCAGTGGGTCGCGACGGACATGCATTTCCCGATGAAGCTGGCGAAGAAAGACGGGAGTTGGATCGTGGAGTACCAGCATGTGAAGCTGCGCTCGGTCTCGGACTACCTCTTTAACCTGCCGCTCAATTTTCAGCCGTTGGAAGATTTTCAGAAACAGGCAGCCCCGGAGCCGATTGCGCCGGGTATGTAACGCAGCAAGGAGGATGGATCGTGCGAGCATGTGGAATCATCGTTGGTGTTGTGATCTCAGGGTTGATTGGCGTGGGTGGGGCGGTGTATGCGTTGGATGTGTCCGACGTCGTCCGGGAATGGACTCCTGAAGGAAAGAAGCTTGCTGCCGAGCGGGCGAAGCTGCCGGCTCACGACGACATGGTCATGATTCCCGCGGGGCCTTTCCTGATGGGAAGCGATCGGAAGATCGATCGCAATGCGTACCCGGCGGAGTTTCCCCAGCGGAAAGTCTATCTGGATGCCTACGAGATCGATAAATTCGAAGTGACCACCGTACAATATCTGAAGTACACCCTCGCCAAAGGTTTTGCGCCGCTGATCGACTGGCAATATGACGGCGGTAACTTTCAGGACACCATGGTCAACCATCCGGTGATGCACGTATCGTGGGATGATGCCGCTGCCTACTGCGCGTGGGCTGGCAAGCGCCTCCCCACCGAGGCCGAGTGGGAGAAGGCGGCGCGTGGGGAAGATGGGCGGATTTATCCTTGGGGCAACCAGCCAGCGGGTCTGTCGCGTGCGAACTTCGGTCGGACCGGCTTGTCGGGCCCGGTGCGCGATCGCCCCGAGCGGCTACTGCTCTATCCGCCGATCATTTCTGTGGACAAGTACGACAATGCGGTCGGTCCCTACGGCACGTTCCAGATGGCGGGTAATGTGGCCGAGTGGGTGGAAGATTGGTTCGACCCCAAGTACTACGCGACTGCGCCGGATAAGAATCCCAAGGGGCCAGAGAAGGGAACGCAGCGGAGCTTCCGTGGCGGCGGCTGGATCGATAGCACACCCAGCGTACGGACTACGCAACGCAACGGGACCGACCCGAACACCAAGATGAACTGGATGGGTTTTCGCTGCGCAAGAGATGTACAAGGTGACGGGCAAGCGCAGGAGGCGAAGCCGAACTAGTCTACGCTGATGGCTTCTGTTGAAGCAGCGAGCGAGTCTGCTCGCTGCATTCCTTGACCAGGATTCCCATCTTCGGGTGAGAGGGTTCGAAGTCGATGGGGAGATCGTAATGGTGGAGGCGTTCGCTGGCGGTCGGACCGATGGATGCCACCACCATCTTTTTGCAGGCCTCTTTGAAATGCGCGGTGGTGCCTTCCTCTTCGAGTAACTGCATGACATGATCGATCTGCGCGGCGTTGGTGATCAACATCACTTGAACGGTACCAGCGATGATCTCGCCCAGCACCTGTTTTAAGGGACCCCTGTCTTCCGGGAGCGCCCAACGGTAGACAGGTACGGGAAAGACGTCTGCGCCACGTTGTCTCAGGGCTTCCAAGAGTTCAGGATTGGACGTGCCATATTCTTGCACGGCGACACGAAGGCCTTTGACGGGACGGTACTCGTCGAGTGTGGAGACCACCTCAATCCAGGTGTTCGGTTCCGGTACGGTAAGAGTCGGTGTGAGGCCAAGGGCCTTGAGGGCCCCGACGGGCTTGGGGCCACGAGCGACGATGGCCGTGTGCGTGAGCCCCGCGATGATCGAGGCC carries:
- a CDS encoding SUMF1/EgtB/PvdO family nonheme iron enzyme, yielding MRACGIIVGVVISGLIGVGGAVYALDVSDVVREWTPEGKKLAAERAKLPAHDDMVMIPAGPFLMGSDRKIDRNAYPAEFPQRKVYLDAYEIDKFEVTTVQYLKYTLAKGFAPLIDWQYDGGNFQDTMVNHPVMHVSWDDAAAYCAWAGKRLPTEAEWEKAARGEDGRIYPWGNQPAGLSRANFGRTGLSGPVRDRPERLLLYPPIISVDKYDNAVGPYGTFQMAGNVAEWVEDWFDPKYYATAPDKNPKGPEKGTQRSFRGGGWIDSTPSVRTTQRNGTDPNTKMNWMGFRCARDVQGDGQAQEAKPN
- a CDS encoding uroporphyrinogen-III synthase, which translates into the protein MSGQGFSGLTVTAFESRMAREMTRLIEHHGGQARVVPALQEIPIQDNPAALRFGAKLVDGSVDILILMTGIGTTTLFDILQSRHPMASIIAGLTHTAIVARGPKPVGALKALGLTPTLTVPEPNTWIEVVSTLDEYRPVKGLRVAVQEYGTSNPELLEALRQRGADVFPVPVYRWALPEDRGPLKQVLGEIIAGTVQVMLITNAAQIDHVMQLLEEEGTTAHFKEACKKMVVASIGPTASERLHHYDLPIDFEPSHPKMGILVKECSEQTRSLLQQKPSA